A single genomic interval of Zingiber officinale cultivar Zhangliang chromosome 4A, Zo_v1.1, whole genome shotgun sequence harbors:
- the LOC121969217 gene encoding U-box domain-containing protein 16-like, whose product MLTTQDAMAAASCPPPDPSCDADLLRHLLLLSHDVSSSSSSSSSSSSFSHLRVNPNFASVPRSVKQLALLFEELLREYSDVGRWLPRSASLCCREILLVLHRLKLLLRERSARSRACFLFRAESFAAEMHEQVVDLATFIEILPLADLRMSDDVRDLVRLLRRQLRRSSAAVDPSSLALRGDLLELIASVEGGAAPDRRGMQGIFRRLGLGDSRICRFEIERLECDVAAGAVDERWAAAMVALASILRYGSCVLFGASTPRSDSSKSPFSPAEDLVVPDDFRCPISLDLMRDPVVVATGQTYDRDSIVRWIGAGHATCPNSGQVLSHLELVPNQALRNLIARWYGSNNLTFDGSDLANSNNAANKIDVSSDNGSAHAETNKAALEAARLTASFLVDELEAASSVDAAHRIVHELRLLVKHSSDNRAFVAEAGAIPLLLPLLKSVNTGMQINAVTALLNLSILEANKRIIMHTDGAIDGIVHVLAEGVSWQAKENAAATLLSLSAVHSYRRRLARHHRVVEVLVQMARDGPTSAKKESMAAVLSLAGDRENTSRLVEGDVVAVALEVAAEPEVAEEAAAVLAAIARRGGVEAVAGANGAVARLIGVLRRGSDLAKESAAAALVAICRHSGAAAVAELAATPGIDWVIWELMGAGTERARRKAASLGRICRRWVAAVQDARTSRFSAANVTPPTTVA is encoded by the coding sequence ATGCTTACGACTCAAGACGCCATGGCCGCAGCCTCCTGCCCTCCCCCCGATCCCTCCTGCGACGCCGACCTCCTCCGccatctccttctcctctcccacgACGTctcctcgtcgtcgtcgtcttcttcttcttcttcatccttctcGCACCTCCGCGTCAATCCCAACTTCGCCTCCGTCCCCCGCAGCGTCAAGCAGCTCGCCCTCCTCTTCGAGGAGCTACTCCGAGAGTACTCGGACGTCGGCCGTTGGCTCCCTCGCTCCGCCTCCCTCTGCTGCCGCGAGATCCTCCTCGTCCTCCACCGCCTCAAGCTGCTGCTCCGCGAGCGATCCGCCCGCAGCCGCGCCTGCTTCCTCTTCCGCGCCGAGTCGTTCGCTGCGGAGATGCACGAGCAGGTCGTCGATCTGGCCACCTTCATCGAGATCCTCCCGCTGGCCGATCTCAGAATGTCGGACGATGTCCGGGATCTCGTCCGCCTCCTCCGACGCCAACTCCGCAGATCCTCCGCCGCCGTCGATCCGTCTTCCCTCGCCCTCCGGGGAGACCTCCTCGAGCTCATCGCGAGTGTCGAAGGCGGCGCCGCGCCCGATCGGAGAGGGATGCAGGGGATCTTCCGTCGGCTTGGCCTCGGGGACTCCCGGATCTGTCGATTCGAGATCGAACGGCTGGAGTGCGACGTCGCGGCCGGCGCTGTAGATGAGAGGTGGGCGGCGGCCATGGTGGCGCTTGCCTCGATCCTCCGATATGGCAGCTGCGTTCTCTTTGGCGCCTCGACTCCACGATCGGACTCCAGCAAATCGCCTTTCTCGCCAGCGGAGGACCTTGTAGTGCCGGATGATTTCAGATGCCCTATATCGCTGGATCTGATGCGCGATCCGGTGGTTGTAGCCACCGGGCAGACATACGATCGGGATTCCATTGTACGGTGGATCGGCGCCGGCCATGCTACATGCCCTAATTCCGGACAGGTGCTCTCACACCTCGAGCTCGTCCCCAATCAAGCCCTCAGGAACCTCATCGCCCGATGGTACGGAAGCAACAATCTCACCTTCGACGGATCTGACCTCGCCAATAGCAACAACGCCGCAAACAAGATAGATGTTTCTTCTGACAATGGTTCCGCCCACGCAGAGACCAACAAAGCCGCCCTCGAGGCGGCGAGATTAACGGCGTCCTTCCTCGTGGACGAGCTCGAAGCAGCGTCCTCTGTAGATGCTGCGCACCGGATCGTACATGAGCTCCGTCTTTTGGTGAAGCACAGCTCAGATAACCGCGCCTTCGTGGCGGAGGCCGGCGCCATTCCGCTGCTCCTCCCGCTTCTCAAATCGGTTAACACCGGGATGCAGATCAACGCTGTGACCGCGTTGCTGAACCTGTCGATTCTGGAAGCCAACAAGCGGATCATCATGCACACGGACGGCGCCATCGACGGCATCGTCCACGTTCTAGCAGAGGGAGTCTCGTGGCAGGCGAAGGAGAACGCCGCTGCCACCTTGCTAAGCCTCTCCGCCGTTCACTCCTACCGGCGGCGCCTCGCGCGGCACCACCGCGTGGTCGAGGTTCTGGTGCAGATGGCGCGCGATGGTCCCACCAGCGCTAAGAAGGAATCCATGGCCGCCGTGCTGAGCCTCGCCGGAGACCGGGAAAATACATCTCGTCTGGTCGAGGGCGACGTCGTGGCAGTGGCCTTAGAAGTCGCTGCCGAACCCGAGGTCGCGGAGGAGGCCGCCGCGGTGCTGGCAGCGATCGCGAGGAGGGGTGGAGTGGAGGCGGTAGCCGGGGCAAATGGTGCAGTGGCGCGGCTCATCGGAGTGCTTCGCCGCGGGTCCGACTTGGCAAAGGAGAGCGCCGCGGCGGCGCTGGTGGCGATCTGCCGGCATTCAGGGGCGGCCGCCGTGGCGGAACTGGCGGCAACGCCAGGGATCGATTGGGTGATATGGGAACTGATGGGGGCTGGGACCGAGCGGGCGAGGCGGAAGGCAGCGTCGCTTGGCCGGATCTGCCGTCGCTGGGTGGCGGCGGTGCAGGATGCGCGGACGTCCAGATTCTCCGCCGCGAACGTGACGCCGCCTACGACCGTTGCATAG
- the LOC121969216 gene encoding RING-H2 finger protein ATL74-like, whose translation MRRLPRDRHLGGFFGAPPAVNRTGPAHVATAGSNANFDTNMVIILAALLCALIFALGLNSIVRCALRCGRRLAFETPEEVAARLAATGLKRRALRRIPVAVYGEGADIPPATECPICLGEFADGEKVRVLPKCHHGFHVRCIDKWLASHSSCPTCRRSLLDQGAGEGAEAAGGRAAWRSGVGAGEYGELALA comes from the coding sequence ATGAGGAGGTTGCCAAGGGACAGGCACCTGGGGGGCTTCTTCGGGGCGCCGCCGGCGGTCAACAGGACAGGGCCGGCCCACGTGGCAACCGCCGGCAGCAACGCCAACTTCGACACCAACATGGTCATCATACTGGCGGCGCTGCTGTGCGCGCTGATCTTCGCGCTGGGGCTCAACTCGATCGTGCGGTGCGCGCTCCGGTGCGGGCGGCGGCTGGCGTTCGAGACCCCGGAGGAGGTGGCCGCGCGGCTGGCGGCGACGGGGCTCAAGCGGCGGGCGCTGCGCCGCATCCCGGTGGCGGTGTACGGCGAGGGGGCGGACATCCCGCCGGCGACCGAGTGCCCCATATGCCTCGGAGAGTTCGCGGACGGCGAGAAGGTCCGCGTGCTGCCCAAGTGCCACCACGGGTTCCACGTCCGGTGCATCGACAAGTGGCTGGCGTCGCACTCCTCCTGCCCCACCTGCCGGCGCTCGCTGCTGGACCAAGGTGCCGGAGAAGGAGCGGAGGCGGCGGGGGGACGGGCCGCGTGGCGGAGTGGCGTAGGCGCCGGCGAGTACGGCGAGCTCGCGCTGGCATAG